A single region of the Variovorax paradoxus genome encodes:
- a CDS encoding MarC family protein, translating into MSTSMDLIKPLVTLVAIVNPLAIVPFFIHYTQGYSDAQRRHTVRMSAFSAFVVIAVSALIGLQLLAFFGISIASFQVGGGLLLLMSSLSMLNAKPAESKTNVEELRATEVKASMGASIAVVPLTIPLLTGPATISTVVIYADKTQHLWELGLLVGYGVVVALATALAFSLAQPIARVLGKTGINIMTRLMGLILAALAVEVMADGLGKLFPILQRVG; encoded by the coding sequence TGGTCACGCTGGTGGCCATCGTCAACCCGCTGGCCATCGTGCCCTTCTTCATCCACTACACGCAGGGGTATTCGGATGCGCAGCGGCGGCATACGGTGCGCATGTCGGCTTTCAGCGCCTTCGTGGTCATTGCGGTCAGCGCGCTGATCGGGCTGCAACTGCTGGCGTTCTTCGGCATTTCGATTGCCAGCTTCCAGGTGGGCGGCGGCCTGTTGCTGCTCATGAGCTCGCTGTCGATGCTCAATGCCAAGCCGGCGGAGAGCAAGACCAACGTCGAAGAGCTGCGCGCCACCGAGGTAAAGGCATCCATGGGCGCGTCCATCGCAGTGGTGCCGCTCACCATCCCGCTGCTCACCGGCCCGGCCACCATATCCACGGTGGTGATCTACGCCGACAAGACGCAGCACCTGTGGGAACTCGGCTTGTTGGTCGGCTACGGAGTGGTGGTGGCGCTGGCCACCGCGCTGGCGTTTTCGCTTGCGCAGCCGATCGCACGCGTGCTCGGCAAGACCGGCATCAACATCATGACGCGGCTCATGGGCCTGATCCTCGCCGCGCTTGCGGTCGAGGTCATGGCCGACGGCCTCGGCAAGCTGTTTCCCATTCTTCAGCGCGTGGGCTGA
- a CDS encoding EVE domain-containing protein: protein MPNYWLMKSEPDEVSIDDALAAPNATVAWTGVRNYQARNFMRDGMKVGDGVLFYHSSCPEPGIAGIARVASGVKPDPTQFDPKSPYYDAASKKEDPRWLLVDVQAVRKTRLLALPELRAKPELAELVVLRKGNRLSITPVDPAHWRVIEKMLA, encoded by the coding sequence ATGCCCAATTACTGGTTGATGAAATCCGAGCCCGACGAGGTCTCGATCGACGATGCGCTTGCCGCGCCCAATGCCACGGTGGCGTGGACGGGCGTGCGCAACTACCAGGCACGCAACTTCATGCGCGACGGCATGAAGGTCGGCGACGGCGTGCTGTTCTATCACTCGAGCTGCCCGGAGCCCGGCATCGCAGGCATTGCGCGGGTAGCCTCGGGCGTCAAGCCCGACCCGACACAGTTCGACCCGAAGTCTCCCTACTACGACGCGGCCTCGAAGAAGGAAGACCCGCGTTGGCTGCTGGTTGACGTGCAGGCGGTGCGCAAGACGCGGCTCCTCGCGCTGCCCGAGCTGCGCGCCAAGCCCGAACTGGCCGAGCTGGTCGTGCTGCGCAAGGGCAACCGGCTGTCGATCACGCCGGTCGATCCCGCGCATTGGCGCGTCATCGAGAAGATGCTGGCCTGA
- a CDS encoding ABC transporter substrate-binding protein, producing MKLKTVTALAVLGLAATLASAQQQQGVTKDEIRIGTIQDLSGPLAGFGKQARNGMQLRVDELNEQGNIHGRKLKLFVEDSGYDPKKAVLAAQKLVNQEKIFIMAGHIGTAQNMAAMPVQFDKNIVNFMPITAAREMYEPLHRLKYSFAATYYDQIRLALPKMIKEKGAKKVCTIYQDDEFGLEVQRGAEAGLKTAGMELAEKTSFKRGATDFSSQVARMKAASCDLVVLGTIIRETIGTVGEARKTGFNPTFLGSSAAYTDLIHKLGGKAMDGIYATMTVQNPYTDEQSQPLRFWANKYKTKFNEDPTVFSVYGYVIIDSFIKAAQKAGSGLSTDSFIKAMDSMTFEPDMFGSPKSSYTATKRLGNDQSRLSQIKDGKWVVVSDYVTP from the coding sequence ATGAAGCTCAAGACAGTGACGGCCCTGGCGGTGCTGGGCCTGGCAGCAACGCTCGCATCCGCGCAGCAGCAACAGGGCGTGACTAAGGACGAGATCCGCATCGGCACGATCCAGGACTTGTCGGGGCCGCTCGCGGGCTTTGGCAAGCAGGCGCGCAACGGCATGCAGCTGCGCGTGGACGAGCTCAACGAGCAGGGCAACATCCACGGCCGCAAGCTCAAGCTCTTTGTCGAGGACTCGGGCTACGACCCGAAGAAAGCCGTCCTCGCGGCGCAGAAACTGGTCAACCAGGAAAAGATCTTCATCATGGCCGGCCACATCGGCACGGCGCAGAACATGGCGGCCATGCCGGTGCAGTTCGACAAGAACATTGTCAACTTCATGCCCATTACCGCGGCCCGCGAGATGTACGAGCCGCTGCACCGCCTGAAGTATTCGTTTGCGGCCACCTACTACGACCAGATCCGATTGGCGCTGCCCAAGATGATCAAGGAGAAGGGCGCGAAGAAGGTCTGCACCATCTACCAGGACGACGAGTTCGGGCTCGAGGTGCAGCGCGGCGCCGAGGCGGGCCTGAAGACCGCCGGCATGGAACTGGCCGAGAAAACCTCGTTCAAGCGCGGTGCCACCGACTTCAGTTCGCAGGTCGCAAGGATGAAGGCCGCCAGCTGCGACCTGGTGGTGCTCGGCACCATCATCCGCGAGACCATCGGCACCGTGGGCGAGGCGCGCAAGACAGGCTTCAACCCGACCTTCCTGGGCTCCAGCGCCGCTTACACCGATCTGATCCACAAGCTGGGCGGCAAGGCGATGGACGGCATCTACGCCACCATGACGGTGCAGAACCCCTACACCGACGAGCAGTCGCAGCCGCTGCGCTTCTGGGCCAACAAGTACAAGACCAAGTTCAACGAAGACCCGACGGTGTTTTCGGTATACGGCTACGTGATCATCGACTCGTTCATCAAGGCGGCGCAAAAGGCGGGCTCGGGCCTCTCGACCGACAGCTTCATCAAGGCCATGGACAGCATGACCTTCGAGCCCGACATGTTCGGCAGCCCCAAGAGCAGCTACACCGCCACCAAGCGCCTGGGCAACGACCAGTCGCGTTTGTCCCAGATCAAGGACGGGAAATGGGTCGTCGTCTCTGACTATGTGACACCATAA
- a CDS encoding AMP-dependent synthetase/ligase: MSTTVLRAPAGLWDLAHLQPKPGVVVPGETIPAVFWKAVELRADKVWMRQKEFGIWRAWTWRQTADAVREIAGGLLALGFGQGECASILANTVIEWVLCDVAVLSCGGVSNGIYPTDAASQVHYLCEDSRTTVLFVEDDEQLDKALEVRAQLPMLRKVIVFDMEGLRDLDDPGVISLDALRMLGREYLQAHPQALEQRIAACRPEDLAILVYTSGTTGKPKGAMHSHRGLVYTMRGYNSLLAQGEGDERMCFLPLCHIAERMGGEYFAMYTGSILNFVENPETVPENVREISPTVFTAVPRVWEKFYSGVMIALKEASRLQQAAYGWSIGVGRQIAERVLQGQPVGAGLRFKFRLARWLALDNVRKLIGIHRARFLVTGAAPISPDLVRWYLALGVPMLEVWGMTESCGASTGVPPSRIMPGSIGPATSYNEVRLDPQTGEILVRGPNVFMGYLNLPEKTAETIDADGWLHTGDVGTVDAGGYFRITDRMKDIIITAGGKNITPSELENELKFSPYITDAVVIGDKRPYLTVIVMIDQENVEKFAQDHDVPFSNYESLTRAQEVLDLIQGEIDRVNAKFARVEQIKKFFLLETQLSAEDEELTPTMKLKRKLVQAKYAERIEAMYR; the protein is encoded by the coding sequence ATGAGCACAACAGTCTTGCGCGCTCCCGCCGGCCTTTGGGACCTGGCGCACCTGCAGCCCAAGCCCGGCGTCGTGGTGCCCGGCGAGACCATTCCCGCCGTATTCTGGAAGGCCGTGGAACTGCGAGCCGACAAGGTGTGGATGCGGCAGAAGGAATTCGGCATCTGGCGCGCCTGGACCTGGCGGCAAACCGCCGATGCCGTGCGCGAAATTGCGGGTGGGCTGCTGGCGCTGGGCTTTGGCCAGGGTGAATGCGCGTCGATTCTTGCCAACACCGTCATCGAATGGGTGCTGTGCGATGTTGCCGTGCTCAGTTGCGGCGGTGTTTCGAACGGCATCTATCCCACGGACGCGGCTTCGCAGGTGCACTACCTTTGCGAAGACTCCCGCACTACCGTGCTCTTCGTGGAAGACGACGAGCAGCTCGACAAGGCGCTCGAAGTGCGTGCGCAATTGCCCATGCTGCGCAAGGTCATCGTGTTCGACATGGAAGGCCTGCGCGACCTCGACGACCCGGGCGTCATCAGCCTCGATGCTTTGCGCATGCTCGGCCGTGAGTACCTGCAGGCCCATCCGCAGGCACTGGAGCAGCGCATTGCCGCCTGCCGGCCCGAGGACCTGGCCATCCTTGTCTACACATCGGGCACCACCGGCAAGCCCAAGGGCGCGATGCACAGCCACCGCGGGCTGGTGTACACCATGCGCGGCTACAACTCCCTGCTGGCGCAGGGCGAGGGCGACGAGCGCATGTGCTTCTTGCCGCTGTGCCACATCGCCGAGCGCATGGGGGGCGAATACTTCGCGATGTACACCGGCTCGATTCTCAACTTCGTCGAAAACCCCGAGACGGTGCCCGAGAACGTGCGCGAGATTTCGCCCACCGTGTTTACCGCCGTGCCGCGCGTGTGGGAGAAGTTCTATTCCGGCGTGATGATCGCGCTGAAGGAAGCGAGCCGGCTGCAGCAGGCGGCGTACGGCTGGAGCATTGGCGTGGGCCGGCAGATTGCCGAGCGCGTGCTGCAGGGCCAACCCGTGGGCGCGGGGCTGCGCTTCAAGTTTCGCCTGGCGCGCTGGCTGGCGCTGGACAACGTGCGCAAGCTCATCGGGATTCACCGCGCGCGGTTCCTCGTGACCGGCGCGGCACCCATTTCGCCCGATCTCGTGCGCTGGTACCTGGCGCTCGGTGTGCCCATGCTGGAGGTATGGGGCATGACGGAATCGTGCGGTGCCTCGACTGGCGTGCCGCCGTCGCGGATCATGCCGGGTTCGATCGGGCCGGCCACCAGCTACAACGAGGTTCGGCTCGACCCGCAGACCGGCGAAATACTCGTGCGCGGCCCCAATGTGTTCATGGGGTACCTCAACCTGCCCGAGAAAACGGCCGAAACCATCGACGCCGACGGTTGGCTGCACACCGGCGACGTGGGAACAGTCGACGCGGGAGGGTATTTCCGCATCACCGACCGCATGAAGGACATCATCATCACGGCGGGGGGAAAGAACATCACGCCGAGCGAGCTGGAGAACGAACTCAAGTTCAGCCCCTACATCACCGACGCAGTGGTGATCGGCGACAAGAGACCCTACCTGACGGTGATCGTCATGATCGACCAGGAGAACGTCGAAAAATTTGCGCAGGACCACGATGTGCCTTTCAGCAACTACGAAAGCCTGACGCGTGCGCAAGAGGTGCTGGACCTGATCCAGGGCGAGATCGACCGCGTCAACGCCAAGTTCGCACGGGTCGAGCAGATCAAGAAGTTCTTCCTGCTCGAGACGCAGCTGAGCGCCGAGGACGAGGAGCTCACGCCCACGATGAAGCTCAAGCGCAAGCTGGTGCAGGCCAAGTACGCCGAGCGCATCGAGGCGATGTATCGCTGA
- a CDS encoding ABC transporter ATP-binding protein, with translation MTDVVLQLLNVESAYGPIKAIRGVSLKVRQGEIVTVLGSNGAGKTTILKTISGIIDPRKGSIEFQGKDITAKDPAYIVQQGLSHVPEGREVFPLLSVKDNLLMGAYTRKDRDGVARDMESVYSYFPILRERATQDAGLLSGGQQQMLAISRAIMAAPHLILLDEPSLGLSPKLTKEIFEIVVRINRERGTTILLVEQNANMALNASDHGYVLENGRIVMEDTCERLREKEDIKEFYLGVKDDGVRGERRWKKKKTWR, from the coding sequence ATGACAGATGTCGTACTCCAACTGCTCAACGTCGAAAGCGCCTACGGCCCCATCAAGGCCATCCGTGGCGTCAGCCTGAAAGTCAGGCAAGGTGAAATCGTGACGGTCCTGGGTTCGAACGGCGCCGGCAAGACAACTATCCTCAAAACCATCTCGGGAATCATCGACCCGAGAAAAGGCAGCATCGAATTCCAGGGCAAGGACATCACCGCCAAGGACCCGGCCTACATCGTGCAGCAGGGCCTGAGCCACGTGCCCGAAGGCCGCGAGGTGTTTCCGCTGCTCTCAGTGAAGGACAACTTGCTGATGGGGGCCTACACCCGCAAGGACCGCGACGGCGTGGCGCGGGACATGGAGAGCGTCTACAGCTACTTTCCCATTTTGCGGGAACGCGCCACGCAGGATGCCGGCTTGCTGTCGGGCGGGCAACAGCAGATGCTCGCCATTTCGCGCGCCATCATGGCGGCGCCGCATCTGATCCTGCTCGACGAGCCGAGTCTCGGCCTCAGCCCCAAGCTGACGAAGGAAATCTTCGAGATCGTCGTGCGCATCAATCGCGAGCGCGGCACCACCATCTTGCTGGTGGAGCAAAACGCCAACATGGCGCTCAATGCTTCCGACCACGGCTACGTGCTCGAGAACGGCCGCATCGTCATGGAAGACACCTGCGAGCGCCTGCGCGAGAAGGAGGACATCAAGGAGTTTTACCTCGGCGTCAAGGACGACGGCGTGCGCGGCGAGCGGCGCTGGAAAAAGAAGAAGACCTGGAGATGA
- a CDS encoding ABC transporter ATP-binding protein, producing MSGADVLLSAKDLSVRFGGVLAVNKVSFDVRRGEVFTLIGPNGAGKTTVFNLISRIYTPTMGEITWHGEASGPMGLTQQAPHAIAALGIARTFQNIELFEHATVLHNLLIGRHTHRQTGFWSEVFFTPATRRAEIAAREKAEQVIDLLDLQHHRDSMVAGLPYGVRKVVELARALCTEPKLLLLDEPSSGLNVEETADMAFWIQDIQHELGVSVLMVEHDMSLVSKVSDRVLAMNMGEVLATGTPREVQADARVIEAYLGTVDDVSSLRRVAA from the coding sequence ATGAGCGGCGCAGACGTCCTTCTTTCGGCCAAGGACCTGAGCGTGCGCTTCGGCGGCGTGCTGGCGGTCAACAAGGTGAGCTTCGACGTGCGGCGCGGCGAGGTGTTCACGCTGATCGGCCCCAATGGCGCGGGCAAGACGACGGTGTTCAACCTCATCAGCCGTATCTACACGCCGACCATGGGCGAGATCACATGGCATGGCGAGGCCTCGGGCCCGATGGGGTTGACGCAGCAGGCACCGCACGCGATTGCGGCGCTGGGCATCGCGCGCACTTTCCAGAACATCGAGCTCTTCGAGCATGCGACCGTCTTGCACAACCTGCTGATAGGCCGCCACACGCATCGGCAGACGGGTTTCTGGAGCGAGGTGTTCTTTACGCCGGCCACGCGGCGCGCCGAGATTGCGGCACGCGAAAAGGCGGAGCAGGTGATCGACCTGCTGGACTTGCAGCATCACCGCGACTCGATGGTGGCCGGCTTGCCTTACGGCGTGCGGAAGGTGGTGGAGCTGGCGCGCGCGCTGTGCACCGAGCCGAAGCTGCTGTTGCTCGACGAGCCTTCTTCAGGGCTCAACGTCGAAGAGACAGCAGACATGGCGTTCTGGATTCAGGATATTCAGCATGAGTTGGGTGTTTCGGTGCTGATGGTCGAGCACGACATGTCGCTGGTGTCGAAGGTGTCGGATCGCGTGCTTGCCATGAACATGGGAGAGGTGCTGGCGACCGGCACGCCGCGCGAGGTGCAGGCGGATGCTCGGGTCATCGAGGCCTATCTTGGGACTGTGGATGACGTGAGCAGTTTGAGGAGGGTGGCGGCATGA
- a CDS encoding branched-chain amino acid ABC transporter permease, producing the protein MRFIFKTSYDQDIRLARHGGHMFWYGLLVAFLIVAPWAIDEYWLAQLTFVLIYGIVGLGLMLLAGFTGQFSIGHAAFLGAGAYTQGVLTNMGIPFPIALLAAAALSAVVGVVVALPALRVKGIYLGIATLSFGFIVEEVFARWESVTGGNAGLHVKSPQLFGWSLGSGEGFYFLCLVVAVLSTLGILNLLRSPTGRAFVAIRDSEISAQSMGIHLARYKTMSFAISAALAGLGGALYAHKLSFISPDQFNILQSIDLLLMVVIGGLGSVHGAFLGAIFLIAMPQLISMGKDWLPAVIGQAPGLQGLVYGLVLIAFVLFEPLGLYGRWLKIRTWLQLFPFYRKGLFKRQKSFTKSDRLR; encoded by the coding sequence ATGCGCTTCATCTTCAAGACCAGCTACGACCAGGACATTCGCCTCGCGCGGCACGGCGGCCATATGTTCTGGTACGGCCTCCTCGTCGCTTTCCTCATCGTCGCGCCATGGGCCATCGACGAGTACTGGCTTGCGCAGCTGACCTTCGTGCTGATCTACGGCATCGTCGGATTGGGCTTGATGCTGCTCGCGGGTTTCACGGGGCAGTTCTCGATTGGCCATGCGGCGTTTCTGGGTGCCGGGGCGTACACCCAGGGCGTGTTGACCAACATGGGTATTCCGTTCCCGATTGCGCTGCTCGCGGCCGCGGCGCTGTCGGCGGTGGTGGGCGTGGTGGTCGCATTGCCTGCCTTGCGCGTGAAGGGCATCTACCTGGGCATTGCGACGCTGTCGTTCGGCTTCATCGTCGAAGAAGTGTTCGCGCGCTGGGAGAGCGTGACCGGCGGCAACGCGGGGCTGCACGTGAAGTCGCCGCAGCTCTTCGGCTGGTCGCTGGGCTCGGGTGAAGGCTTCTACTTTTTGTGCCTGGTGGTCGCGGTGCTCAGCACGCTGGGCATTTTGAACCTGCTGCGCTCACCGACGGGGCGCGCCTTCGTTGCCATTCGCGATTCGGAAATCTCGGCGCAGAGCATGGGCATTCACCTCGCGCGCTACAAGACGATGTCGTTCGCCATCTCGGCCGCGCTCGCGGGTCTGGGCGGTGCGCTGTATGCGCACAAGCTCAGCTTCATTTCGCCGGACCAGTTCAACATCCTGCAGTCGATCGACCTGCTGCTGATGGTGGTGATCGGCGGACTCGGCTCGGTGCACGGCGCGTTCCTGGGCGCGATCTTTTTGATTGCAATGCCGCAGCTGATCTCGATGGGCAAGGACTGGCTGCCGGCCGTGATCGGCCAGGCGCCGGGGCTACAAGGGCTGGTGTACGGGCTGGTGCTGATCGCGTTTGTGCTGTTCGAACCTCTCGGGCTTTATGGCCGATGGCTCAAGATCCGCACCTGGCTGCAGCTCTTCCCGTTCTACCGCAAGGGCTTGTTCAAGCGGCAGAAGTCGTTCACCAAGTCGGACCGGCTGAGATGA
- a CDS encoding branched-chain amino acid ABC transporter permease has translation MQILQLLLSGIAQGCIYGLIALGFVLIYKATETVSFAQGDLMMLGAFGAFAGMSLFGMPFWLAAVLALVAMAAFGVLLELVVIRPILGQPQFSIVMLTIGIAYVARGLITMVPGIGTDTHTLAVPYKDQIWKVGELVVNLEQLAIIIATAVLCGLLFAMFRYSKLGIAMQASSQNQLAAYYMGIPVKRLNGLVWGLAAAVAAIAGMLLAPITFVHANMGFIGLKAFPAAVVGGFGSLPGAIVGGLVIGIVESFAGFYLPDGFKDTAPYIAVLLMLMIKPNGLFGEKLRKKV, from the coding sequence ATGCAAATACTCCAGCTCCTGCTGTCGGGCATTGCGCAAGGCTGCATCTACGGGCTGATCGCGCTGGGCTTCGTGCTGATCTACAAGGCCACCGAGACCGTGAGCTTTGCGCAGGGCGACCTGATGATGCTCGGCGCCTTCGGTGCATTCGCCGGCATGTCGCTGTTCGGCATGCCGTTCTGGCTTGCGGCCGTGCTGGCGCTGGTGGCCATGGCGGCGTTCGGCGTGCTGCTCGAACTCGTGGTGATTCGTCCCATCCTCGGGCAGCCGCAGTTCTCCATCGTGATGCTCACCATCGGCATTGCCTACGTGGCACGCGGGCTCATCACCATGGTGCCGGGCATCGGCACCGACACCCATACGCTGGCCGTTCCCTACAAGGACCAGATCTGGAAGGTGGGCGAGCTGGTGGTCAACCTCGAGCAGCTTGCGATCATCATCGCCACGGCCGTCCTCTGCGGGCTGCTGTTCGCGATGTTTCGCTACAGCAAGCTAGGCATTGCGATGCAGGCCTCTTCGCAGAACCAGCTCGCGGCCTACTACATGGGCATTCCGGTGAAGCGGCTCAACGGGCTGGTGTGGGGCCTGGCGGCAGCGGTAGCGGCCATTGCCGGCATGCTGCTCGCGCCGATTACCTTCGTGCACGCGAACATGGGGTTCATCGGGCTCAAGGCTTTTCCGGCCGCGGTGGTGGGCGGGTTCGGCAGCCTGCCGGGTGCCATCGTCGGCGGGCTTGTCATCGGCATCGTCGAATCGTTCGCGGGTTTCTATCTGCCGGACGGGTTCAAGGACACGGCACCGTACATCGCCGTGCTGCTGATGCTCATGATCAAGCCCAACGGCCTGTTCGGCGAAAAGCTGCGCAAGAAGGTGTAG
- a CDS encoding helix-turn-helix transcriptional regulator, producing the protein MQRTKTAPPASGGAQSGERLMWLTHQRVFYAGLLGAAAERTMGGYGVYVSPAGAPPNRLRIGGGAWQTGELLVVPPQVPHRVESAHPLIFNLLIESESVDPARLPGYLQHCGPVDAPAFVQRMRAAHTHLLALSGRQSFEGLEFDRLFFGDALAPRALDPRIRKVIDTINADPAAPTSAEDCAASVHLSFSRFLHLFKQETGTAFRAFRAWKRARSLLRYVRQTSTLTDIALDTGYPDSTHFSHSIRQVYGLKPSDIVAGSRRLALHDAAGGYRQ; encoded by the coding sequence ATGCAGCGAACGAAGACGGCGCCGCCGGCAAGCGGCGGCGCGCAGAGCGGGGAGCGCCTGATGTGGCTCACGCACCAGCGCGTGTTCTACGCCGGGCTGCTCGGCGCGGCGGCCGAACGCACCATGGGCGGGTACGGCGTGTACGTGTCGCCCGCGGGCGCGCCGCCCAACCGCCTGCGCATCGGCGGAGGCGCCTGGCAGACCGGCGAACTGCTGGTGGTGCCGCCGCAAGTGCCGCACCGCGTCGAAAGCGCACACCCGCTCATCTTCAATCTGCTGATCGAATCGGAATCCGTCGATCCCGCGCGCCTGCCTGGTTACCTGCAGCACTGCGGTCCGGTGGATGCGCCCGCGTTCGTGCAGCGCATGCGCGCTGCGCACACCCATTTGCTCGCGCTCTCGGGCCGCCAAAGCTTCGAAGGGCTGGAGTTCGACCGCCTGTTCTTCGGCGATGCGCTGGCGCCGCGCGCACTCGATCCGCGCATCCGCAAGGTCATCGACACCATCAACGCAGACCCCGCAGCACCCACTTCGGCCGAAGACTGCGCGGCGTCGGTGCATCTGTCTTTCTCGCGCTTCCTGCACTTGTTCAAGCAGGAAACGGGCACGGCGTTTCGCGCCTTCCGGGCCTGGAAACGCGCGCGAAGCCTGCTGCGCTACGTGCGCCAGACCAGCACGCTGACAGACATTGCGCTGGACACAGGCTACCCCGATTCGACGCACTTCAGCCATTCGATACGCCAGGTCTACGGGCTCAAGCCGAGCGACATCGTGGCCGGCTCGCGCCGCCTTGCGCTGCACGACGCAGCCGGCGGCTACAGGCAGTAG